The following are encoded in a window of Methanococcoides sp. LMO-2 genomic DNA:
- a CDS encoding YbaY family lipoprotein produces the protein MKKYFVLGLTLLLVTAAAFSMGCTENGSDGQADDTGEADGTAGEDNGDMALGENGVHGMIIFDEPVESFSNATIYLEVEDVSLQDVASVVISEDTIDDVSMDADNIQLVEYMIYHPELDERMTYSLSVHVDVDGDGSLSSGDYYSTWHNPVPTDPGMHELDVHVEMI, from the coding sequence ATATTTCGTATTAGGCCTGACGCTTTTGTTAGTAACTGCCGCTGCATTTTCAATGGGCTGCACTGAAAACGGTTCAGATGGGCAGGCAGATGATACTGGCGAAGCTGATGGAACAGCAGGTGAAGATAATGGAGATATGGCACTGGGAGAAAACGGTGTTCATGGAATGATCATCTTTGACGAACCTGTGGAGTCTTTCTCCAATGCTACTATCTATCTGGAAGTTGAGGATGTAAGTCTTCAGGATGTTGCATCCGTTGTTATTTCAGAAGATACCATTGATGATGTTTCCATGGATGCTGACAACATTCAGCTGGTGGAATACATGATCTATCATCCTGAGCTTGACGAAAGAATGACATATTCACTTTCAGTTCATGTGGATGTGGATGGCGATGGAAGCCTTTCAAGTGGGGATTATTACAGTACCTGGCATAACCCGGTACCTACGGATCCCGGAATGCATGAGCTCGATGTCCATGTGGAAATGATCTGA